From the Iodobacter fluviatilis genome, one window contains:
- a CDS encoding TonB family protein gives MSSLILNRHERPTLAFALAAAVHLLLVAGLLLSMNWQTKKPEPVVVELWGGPPPASQEQAPTPEPPKPKIQPQKIEPKPEPLPEKPAEIATAKVKPAPSPRPTPIPTPTPMPKPKATPVPTAVPTAPPIPHKPTAAPIAKPTPAPKAPAKPKVSAFDAALSEGSALEPNKPGSKTGGKGNNPNSTVNTGPDSGSGNSAVAKKGLADYRSRVSQLIRSKLVYPNPKGNPSAEFRINVLPNGEIQEVTLLKSSGETMYDEAAKRAILALQRMPPLPDGQAFSGDMRNFKILFRLND, from the coding sequence ATGAGCAGCCTAATTCTTAACCGTCATGAACGCCCCACTCTGGCCTTTGCACTGGCCGCTGCCGTCCACCTATTGCTGGTGGCAGGCTTATTGCTGTCGATGAATTGGCAAACAAAAAAGCCAGAACCTGTTGTGGTTGAGCTATGGGGGGGGCCACCTCCTGCATCCCAAGAGCAAGCCCCTACACCAGAACCGCCCAAACCCAAGATTCAGCCACAAAAAATCGAGCCTAAGCCTGAGCCTTTACCCGAAAAGCCCGCAGAGATTGCCACGGCCAAAGTAAAACCAGCACCTAGCCCACGACCAACCCCAATTCCTACCCCCACACCGATGCCAAAGCCTAAGGCGACGCCGGTGCCAACGGCCGTACCTACTGCTCCGCCAATACCACACAAACCTACGGCAGCCCCCATAGCCAAGCCGACACCTGCCCCCAAGGCCCCAGCCAAGCCCAAAGTATCGGCATTTGATGCGGCATTATCTGAAGGCAGCGCCTTAGAACCCAATAAACCCGGCTCAAAAACGGGCGGCAAAGGCAACAACCCCAATTCAACCGTCAATACGGGTCCAGACTCGGGCAGTGGTAATAGCGCAGTGGCCAAGAAAGGGCTAGCCGACTATCGCAGCAGGGTTTCGCAACTGATACGCTCTAAATTGGTCTACCCCAATCCTAAGGGCAATCCATCGGCAGAGTTCAGAATCAATGTACTGCCCAATGGCGAAATTCAAGAAGTCACGCTCTTGAAATCCAGCGGCGAAACAATGTACGACGAGGCCGCCAAGCGTGCCATTCTGGCCTTGCAACGTATGCCGCCTCTGCCTGATGGGCAGGCATTTAGTGGTGATATGCGCAATTTTAAAATATTGTTCCGTTTGAATGATTAG
- the tolB gene encoding Tol-Pal system beta propeller repeat protein TolB, translating into MLWRKFFKLLTASVLLSGVAHADMTIDVVGVGASQYPIAIAPFQNENQQKQALTPVISDDLTRSGLFKVIGAGDLSPVPFAPEQVNYTSALAKGAQTMAIGRVTPDAGGFNVQFWLIDLASKKTLITWERKATAGQMRRVAHQIADLIYQQITGQPGAFNSRIAYVLKQGARFELQVSDADGFGSQAILVSKQPVMSPKWSPDGGKLAYVSFEDQKPVVYVHELASGRRWKAAGFKGSNYAPAWSPNGRELAVVLTQSGSSQIYLVNTDGSDLRQLSRGGEINTEPAFSPDGRFIYFTSDRGGSPQIYRMNSNGSNTERVTFQGGYNSSAKLSPDGKNMTFITRDGGYRAAIMDLSSRQVLTLTDSGSDDSPSFSPNGQMILYETKAGGRGVLAAVSSDGRVKQRLRAQAGDVRQPAWGPVLR; encoded by the coding sequence ATGCTTTGGCGTAAATTTTTTAAATTACTGACCGCAAGCGTGCTTCTGAGCGGTGTGGCTCATGCAGATATGACCATTGATGTGGTTGGTGTAGGCGCATCGCAATACCCTATCGCCATCGCCCCTTTTCAAAATGAAAACCAGCAAAAACAAGCGCTCACCCCCGTTATTAGCGATGATTTAACGCGCAGCGGCTTATTTAAGGTGATCGGGGCGGGGGATCTGTCGCCTGTGCCCTTTGCTCCAGAGCAGGTTAATTACACAAGCGCTCTGGCTAAAGGCGCACAGACCATGGCCATTGGCCGGGTTACTCCCGATGCAGGCGGCTTTAATGTGCAATTCTGGCTGATTGATCTGGCCAGCAAAAAAACCTTAATCACCTGGGAGCGCAAAGCGACAGCAGGCCAGATGCGCCGGGTAGCGCATCAAATTGCCGATTTGATTTACCAGCAGATTACCGGCCAGCCTGGCGCGTTTAATTCACGGATTGCCTATGTGCTCAAACAAGGCGCACGCTTTGAATTACAAGTGTCCGATGCTGATGGCTTTGGCTCACAAGCCATTCTGGTCTCCAAACAGCCCGTGATGTCGCCAAAATGGTCGCCAGATGGTGGCAAATTGGCCTATGTTTCTTTTGAAGATCAAAAACCCGTAGTCTATGTGCACGAGCTAGCTTCAGGGCGCCGTTGGAAAGCCGCCGGATTTAAGGGCAGTAATTACGCCCCCGCATGGTCACCCAATGGGCGTGAGCTGGCAGTGGTACTGACCCAAAGTGGCAGCTCGCAAATTTACCTCGTCAATACCGATGGCAGTGACTTACGGCAGCTGAGCCGTGGTGGCGAAATCAATACCGAGCCTGCATTTTCACCCGATGGACGCTTTATTTATTTCACCTCTGATCGTGGCGGCAGCCCGCAAATTTACCGCATGAACAGCAATGGCAGTAACACAGAGCGGGTAACGTTTCAGGGGGGCTACAATAGCTCAGCCAAGCTCAGCCCGGATGGCAAAAATATGACCTTTATTACCCGTGATGGCGGCTACCGTGCGGCAATTATGGATTTAAGCAGCCGTCAGGTGCTCACCCTCACCGACTCTGGATCTGATGATTCGCCCAGCTTTTCGCCAAACGGGCAAATGATTCTGTACGAAACCAAAGCAGGCGGCCGTGGCGTTCTTGCTGCAGTTTCAAGTGATGGAAGAGTAAAACAGCGCCTGAGAGCGCAAGCAGGAGACGTAAGACAACCCGCATGGGGCCCTGTACTTCGGTAA
- the pal gene encoding peptidoglycan-associated lipoprotein Pal, translated as MKKVALSLIMTALLAACASTPVPTTTPTDNTGSNNTSTTQPSTNPATVDLTQGTAKSFTELTDPNNILSSRRVYFDFDSFIVRPDFHELVQAHAKYLNTHKDAKIILQGHTDERGTAEYNLALGQKRADSVRKMLNVLGVPDSQIETVSFGEERPLEAGDSDAVRERNRRAEIVYNGETAQ; from the coding sequence ATGAAAAAAGTAGCGCTTAGTTTAATCATGACAGCCCTGCTGGCTGCTTGCGCCAGCACTCCAGTACCTACAACTACACCTACTGATAACACTGGCTCAAACAACACCAGTACCACTCAGCCAAGCACCAATCCTGCGACCGTTGACCTGACTCAAGGCACAGCCAAATCCTTTACCGAGCTGACAGATCCAAACAATATTCTGTCCAGCCGTCGTGTGTATTTTGACTTTGATTCCTTTATTGTGCGCCCGGATTTCCATGAGCTGGTTCAAGCGCATGCCAAATATCTGAACACCCATAAAGACGCAAAAATCATCCTGCAGGGCCACACAGATGAGCGCGGCACTGCAGAATACAATTTAGCCTTGGGCCAAAAACGGGCTGATTCTGTACGTAAAATGCTGAATGTGCTGGGTGTACCCGATAGCCAGATCGAAACCGTAAGCTTTGGCGAAGAACGCCCGCTTGAAGCAGGTGACAGCGATGCAGTGCGCGAACGTAATCGTCGTGCCGAAATTGTTTACAATGGTGAAACTGCGCAGTAA
- a CDS encoding YbgF trimerization domain-containing protein, with protein MKRIATLLLLAFSMQAHAGLFDDNEARQQLNDLRNAQTQAQKKTDDRLIQLEAGNSRSIELVGQLEKLRQEIATLRGQNEVLQFNLDEAAKRQKDLYTDLDARMRSMELAKVESKAAAVVSEQQQLDDIVQLSRSNKHKEAILGFQKFITENSSSALVPTAWYWMGISQTALKGFKGAQNSFQQVLASNDETRAPDALFGLAIVANAQGDKKSSRKYLLQLIEKYPQAEKAAAAKKALLATD; from the coding sequence ATGAAACGAATTGCTACTCTGCTCTTGCTCGCATTTTCTATGCAGGCTCACGCTGGTCTTTTTGATGACAATGAAGCGCGCCAGCAATTAAATGATCTGCGAAATGCTCAAACTCAGGCACAAAAAAAGACCGATGATCGACTGATACAATTAGAGGCAGGCAATAGCCGCTCTATCGAATTAGTCGGTCAGCTTGAAAAACTGCGCCAAGAAATCGCCACCCTGCGCGGGCAAAATGAAGTTCTGCAATTTAATCTGGACGAAGCCGCCAAACGCCAGAAAGATCTTTACACCGATCTGGATGCTCGAATGCGCTCCATGGAGCTGGCAAAAGTAGAAAGCAAAGCCGCAGCAGTAGTGTCAGAGCAGCAGCAATTAGACGATATCGTGCAGCTAAGCCGCAGCAATAAGCATAAAGAGGCCATTTTAGGGTTTCAGAAATTTATTACCGAGAACAGTAGCAGCGCCTTAGTTCCTACTGCATGGTATTGGATGGGCATCAGTCAAACCGCTTTAAAAGGGTTTAAAGGGGCGCAAAATTCGTTTCAACAAGTACTGGCCAGTAACGATGAAACCCGCGCACCGGATGCGTTATTTGGCTTAGCCATCGTGGCTAATGCCCAGGGCGATAAAAAATCATCGCGCAAATATCTATTGCAGCTGATTGAAAAGTATCCACAGGCAGAAAAAGCCGCAGCAGCCAAGAAAGCATTACTTGCAACCGATTAA